Part of the Chitinophagales bacterium genome is shown below.
GCCAATGACACTCCATATCTGCACGTCAATCTTCGGACCATAGAAAGCCGCTTCATCGGGCACTTCAATATATGGAATATTGGAATCGATCAGTACACGGCGCACCATGTCTTCGGTCTTCTTCCATAATTCCGGCAGGTCCAGGTACTTTTTTCCGCGTTTGGCAGGATCATGCGTAGAAAAACGCATTACATATTTTTCGATCCCGAAAATCCGGAAATACTTCAGGTACATTTCATTCACTGCACGGAATTCCTCTTCAAACTGTTCTTCCGTGCAATAAATATGCGCGTCGTTCATGTTCAATGCACGCACCCGCATGAGTCCGAACAATTCACCGGATTGCTCATAGCGGTAGCATGTTCCATACTCTGCAAGACGCAACGGAAGATCTTTATAGCTCTTGGGAGAGGCGGCAAAAATCTTATGATGATGCGGGCAGTTCATCGCTTTCAGGTAATACTTGCCGCCATCCAACTCCATGGGCGGAAACATAGAATCGGCATAGTAAGGCAGGTGGCCGCTGGTGAGATACATCGACTCTTTGGCAATATGCGGTGATTTTACCCTGTAGTAGCCGGCCTCTTCCTCCGTTTTTTTGGCGAGACTTTCCAGCTGCTCAATAATGGCGCCACCGTTGGGCAGCCACAAGGCAAGCCCGGGGCCTACGTCATCATCAAAAACGAAAATCTCCAACTCCTTCCCGATCTTCCGGTGGTCGCGTTTCTTTGCTTCTTCCAGTTGCTGCAGGTATTCATCCAGTTCTTTTTGCTTGGGGAAAGTGATACCGTATATCCTTGTCAACTGTTTGTTTTTTTCATCTCCTTTCCAGTAGGCGCCGGCGATGTTCATGAGCTTGGCGGCTTTGATGAAACCGGTATTCGGAATATGCGGGCCACGGCATAAATCAATAAAGTTGCCCTGTTGGTAGAAGGTGATTTCACCATCGTTCAGCTCCTGAATCGTTTCAACTTTATACTCATCTCCTTTCTCCGTAAAAAATTTCAGGGCGTCTGCTTTGGCAACTTCAGTGCGCAGGTAGCTGTTGTTCAAGCCGGCCAGTTCCGCCATTTTTATCTCTATTTTTTTCAGGTCATCCGCGCCAATGTCTCTTCCGCCCAGGTCCACATCATAGTAAAAGCCATTGTCAACCGGCGGTCCGTATCCGAACTTAATGCCAGGGTACATTGCTTCGAGCGCTTCGGCCATCAAATGGGCGGAAGAATGCCAGAAGGTTTCCTTCCCTTCCCGGTCGTCCCAGGTGAGGAGCATGAGTGTTGCATCTGTTTCAATCGGGCGGAAGGCATCCACCACTTTTCCGTTCACTTTTGCCGCCAATACTTTTCTGGCCAATCCCTCACTGATGGATTTAGCAATTTCAAGCGCATTGGTTCCTTTTTCAAACTGACGGATGGTTCCGTCGGGGAAGGAGATGTTGATCATAAATTTATTGCAGACGGTTCAGCCATTGCATGCTGCCCGCCTTACTTGGATGATTGTGTTAACGAATTCAATTCTTTCTGCGCCGGTTCATAACCAGGCCTCAAAGTTAATGACTGCCGGAAATCCGCCATAGCCTGTTCGGTATTTCCTTTTTCCCTGGAGCAAAGTCCGCGATAGTAATACGCTTCCGCATAAGCGGGTTTCACCTTGACGGCAAAATCAAACATGCGGTATGCTTTGTCGATTGAATCCTGCAGGATATAAATATAACCGAGGTTGAAATAAGCGGATTCATATTGAGGGTTAACCCTGATCAGTGACTGGTAAGTTGACTTTGCTTTTTCATTTTCTCCGTGTTCCTGGTAAAACATTCCTTTTGCATAGTAAGCTTCCGCCGTGGTGCTGTCGATGCGTATGGCATTGTCGAAATACTGCGGCGCCGCAGATGATTTTTTCTTGCCGGTGAGCAGGCCAAGTTGCATGAATCCGTCATAAAAATCAGGCTTTACCTGCACCGATCGCTGAAAAGAATTGATCGCACGTGCGGTATCTCCCATTTCTTTAAAATTGAGTCCGCGGATGAACCAGGTTTCAAAGTTGTCTTTGCCGAGTTCCTGAACACGCAGCAACTGTTCCATGGAGGCTTTGTAGTCTTTTTTATAAAAATAGACCTTGCTCAGTTTAATCAGCGCATCGAGGTTGTCCGGGTCGCTGCGGATGACATGTCTAAAAGCATCAATGGCGCCGTCGGCAGAACCGCCTTTAAGGTAGATATCCGCTATCGCGAAAAAATATTTCGCATTGGCAGAGTCGAGGGAAATGGCAGCAGACATGTCGCGGTAAGCAGCGTTGATATTGCCGAGTTGCAAAAAGACATTACTCCTGAGAAAATGCAGTTCGGCATTTTTCGGCTCCGCATTTATCTTAGTGGTGAGGGCCCGTATCTGCGGATCCGTGCTGTCTTTACCGGCAAGGGAATCGATTGTTGCTTTTTGTACGGCATCATTTGTATGCTGACAGGAAACTGCCATCAGCAGAAAAATGAACAGCATTGCCGGCCATCCTGATTTCATATGATTGCAATATTTATGCAGGCGGTAGACTGGTTTGCCGGGTGGGAATCACTATGCATCAGTTAAAAACCATCTTTGGCATCAACCCGAGTGCATTTTCAAAAATGAAAAGCTGATCAATATCGTAAGTATAATAATTGCTGATAGGAAATGATTCAATGATGTTGATTGCTTCCGCCTCATCTTTGGCATTCAGCGTAATCCATCCCTTGGTTCGTTCCATATTCACACCATATGTTTCAATCACCTCTTTGAGCAGTAATTCATTTACTATTTCGCGATGCTCCGGAATCAGCTTCCAGAAGTGTTCATCGAGCTCGAGCAGGTAAAAGGTAATGAGGTATTTGTTCATTCGATGGTGCTTCAGGCAAATATATTCCAGATAATTGTGTTTAGGAAAAATAATAGCGACTTGCAACCGGCAGTGAACAGGTGTTCCCATTATGAAAAATGGTTGACACAGATTCAGTGAAGAGGCGGCGAAATGAAGGGTACACAACAGGAAGGAATCATTATTTCTTTTGTGCTGACTTATTTTTGCTGCGACCGCTATCCGTCAATGATTTCTGCAGCAAATATTCAATCTGTCCATTCACGCTGCGGAATTCATCAGCCGCCCACTTCTCCAGCTCTTTGAGCGTGTCGGGATTGATGCGTAATACAAAAGCTTTTTTGTCAGCAGGCATGATTACATCGTAATTCTGAAATGAAGTTCAGGAAAATATGAACTGCACTCCGTTGGAAATGCAGTTCATAAAAAGTAATTACAGGCAGGTCAAGCGTATAACGTACCCGTATTGAGCACCGGGCTGACATTCTTATCACCACATAACACTACGAGCAGGTTGCTGACCATCGCGGCTTTTCTTTCTTCATCCAGCTGTACGATTTCCTTTTCAGAAAGCCTTGCCAGTGCCATCTCTACCATACCAACAGCACCTTCTACAATCAGCTTGCGGGCGGAAACTACTGCTGAAGCCTGTTGACGCTGCAACATGGCACCGGCAATTTCCGGTGCATAGGCGAGGTGGCTGATACGCGCTTCACTCACGATGATGCCGGCCTGTGATAACCGCTCATTCAATTCATTCACGAGCATCTCATTCACTTTGTCGCCGCCGCCGCGAAGCGTAACTGTGGCATTTTCATCTTCAGCAAAGTCATACGGACAAGTGCCGGCCAGGTGACGTACCGCTGCTTCACTTTGTATGGCAACAAACTGCTCGTAGTTGTTCACTTCATACAGTGCTTTGGCAGTGTCTACCACATTCCATACAATGACGGCCGCTATTTCGATCGGGTTGCCGATTTTATCATTCACCTTCAGCGGCTGACCATTCAGGTTGCGCGCACGGAGTGAAACATGCTGACGGGCGAAAAACGGATTGGCCCACAACAGCCCGTTCTGCTTGGTTGTGCCTGCATACTTCCCAAAAAGTGTGAGCGCTTTCGCATCATTGGGGTTGACAATGAAAATTCCTTTAACAATCAATACAAAAGCAAGGATAAAAGGAATGGCTGCCAAAGGCATTTCATTGATTAGCAGAAAGACCAAAACAGCAAGGCAACCTGCCGCAACGCCAATCATCAGGAATCCTGAACTGGCGGTAAAATTTTTTTCCTGTATCATTTTTTTAGGGTTGATATTAAATTGATATCACAAAGATAGCACATCAAAATGATCTTCTGCAAGTTTTTTCGCAAATATTTTTTTGAGTGGAAGCAGCATCCGTTCCGGAGTACCTTGATTTACCTATTGGAGCATTTCAAAAAGTGGAAAGGGCGTGATACGGATGACGGATTCACTAATCTGCATTGCATCTGCACCATATGCCAAATCGCTGAACGGTGCAGCCGTGCATTATCATTATCTGCATATCAGGGCGAACAGGTAAGTTTGGCCAACCAATAATTTTACGATGCGGTTGCTTACGAAGGAGCTGTGGTTTCCTGATCCGGAGCTCGCGGATACAGATGGCCTGCTTGCTATCGGAGGCGACCTTTCCACCGAAAGGCTGATGCTGGCCTATCGCAGCGGCATCTTTCCCTGGTTTATTCAGGAAGGTATGATCTTTTGGTTTTGCCCGCCGGAACGAATGGTATTATTTCCCGATGAGCTTCATATAAGCAGAAGCATGCAACAGTTAATGCGGTCGGGCAGGTTTCGCACAACAGCAAATCAGGCATTCAACCGCGTTATTCGCTTATGTGCTCAGGTGCATGCACAGCAGCATGCGGGCACATGGATCAATGATGATTTTATCAGGGCATACCAAAAACTTTTTGAAGCGGGTCATGCCACCTCCGTTGAATGCTGGCATCAGCAACAACTGGCGGGAGGTCTATATGGTATCACCATCGGAAGGATATTTTGCGGCGAAAGTATGTTTGCGCTGCAGCCTAACGCATCCAAGACGGCATTGATTGCACTATGCCGGAGCGGAAAGTACAGTATGATTGATTGCCAGGTGGAGACTGCTCACCTGTCCAGCATGGGTGCCAGGAAAATCAGCCGTGCCGAATATTTGAAATTATTACAACAGTCAGGGCATTAAAACCTAAGCGATAAACAAGTAAGACCACCATCCATCTTTTCAAATTCCGACATCTCCAGTTCCAGTGGATGAAAGCCGGCCCGCAGCAATACTGCTTTCACGCGACCAAACCCTGCAGGCATAATCAGGTGCCCGTTTATCATCAGGCAGTTAGCGGCATACAAATCTTTCTCTTCTACCACGATCACATTGAATGCACGGAAGGCTTCCAATGCAGCCATGCCGGCCGAAGCAAGCAGGTAGTTGTTACCTAGGTAATTCACCTCCGTTTTTAAATGCAGGGAATTGGTTACTGGAATCAGCGTGCTGGAATACCCATATTTTTGGAGGAATGCGCTTAGCTGCAATCCACCTTCCTTATTGGTGCGTGCAGTAATGCCGATATAGAAATGACGGTTTACCTGCAGCACATCACCGCCTTCCAAAGTGCCCGGCGGCTGAATGAAATGCAATGTCCTGTGTGGTTGTAAAATCTGTTGCATCGTCAACACCTCTCCTCTTCTTGAAGGGGCGCCCGGATTGGCAATGATGGCAGCTTCGGGAATGATTACGGCAGTATCTTCCACAAAACAACTGTCGGGAAAAGATTCATCGGCATCCAGTACGGTTACCTCCAGCCCGCATTGAATCAATGCCTGGACATATTGCCTGTGCTGTTCGAGTGTAAGTTGAAGATCAGGTGGCCCGAGATGTGCAGACGTAAGTCCATGCACATAATTCTTACAAGGTGTGCGGGTAATGGCATGCTGAAACATAGCAGTAAAGATAAATTGAATTGTGATAGGCAAGGTTGCATTTGCCGGTGCATCGAAACTGCCTGATCTTCGGATAAAATCACTTCAATGGCATTCAGCAATTAATTACCATGGTGCTGAACCGCCGGATGAAAAAAGCAGATATATCATGACCATGCCAATTTCAATAGTACAAGCTTGAATTAGAAAGCTTCCATTGTGAACCTAATAAATCATAGCGGGAACCGCTCACGCGGATATTGCAAAGCCTTCAAACCATACCGGTACTGTTAAAAGCAGCATATTGCTTTATATTTGCCCAATGCTTCAGTGCTATACGAAACATAGCACGCCCGATGGCGTAATGGTTAGCCGGGCTCACAGAAAACGCATAACACGCCTTAATTAGAATCAAACAGAACACACTGTTTAAAATTATCTGCATGTCAAACTTTTTTACCACGGGCATTCTCCGCCTAACCCTGCAACGGATACTGCCAATGAACAACCGCTTTAAGATACTCGCACTCTTTTGTTCGGTTTTGCTGATGGATGAAGGTGCTTTGCTTGCTCAAAATGTTCCGGTTAAGGAATGGGACAGAAGCTTTGGCGGATCCAAGACCGATGAAATGTATGTCATCATACAGACCAATGATGGTGGTTACCTTTTGGGTGGCGATTCTGATTCTCCTGTCAGCGGACAAAAATCACAGGGCAGCCAGGGTTATAGTGATTACTGGATTGTGAAGACAGATGCGCTTGGCAACAAGCAATGGGATAAGCGCTTTGGCGGTAATTCAAAAGAAGAACTCTTCACAGTACTGCAGACGCCCGACAACGGTTACCTGTTAGGCGGATGGTCTATGTCGAATATAAACGGTGATCAGACACAAGCCAGCCGTGGAGGCAGCGATTACTGGATTATCAGGATAGATGAGAATGGCAATAAACTATGGGATAAGCGTTATGGCGGGCCCGGGGACGATGAGTTGCGTTCCATGACAGCCACGGCTGACGGAGGTTACATTTTTGCAGGGGAGTCAACATCAGGGATTGGAGGTGAAAAATCACAGAGCAACCATGGTGAGTTTGATGTGTGGGTGGTGAAAACAGACGTTAACGGCAACCTGCAGTGGGATGATTCTTATGGAGGCCTGCTTGACGACAGGCTGAATGCCATTCAGCAAACCGCTGATGGCGGATACATCATTGGCGCATGGACCATTTCACCGGTTGGCTTTGATGTGACGCAACCCGGCAGAGGATCATCGGACATGTGGCTGATTAAGACAGATGGCAATGGTGTGAAACAGTGGGATGGCCGTTATGGCGGGAATGACAATGAGTATTTATATGCACTCGATCAGACGAATGATGGAGGATTTATCCTGGCAGGATACACTCGTTCCAATGTCAATGGTGAAGTGTCTGTTCCGGGAAAAGGCGGTTTTGATTTCTGGATCGTGAAAACAGACGGTAATGGGATTAAGCTCTGGGATAAACGATATGGCGGACAACTGGACGAAAAAGGAAAGTCCATTTTCCAGACCAGTGACGGCGGATTTATTATGGGAGGATGGTCAGAATCGTTAATCAGCGGCGATAAGTCACAGGATACACGAGGCGCAACCGATTACTGGCTCGTGAGAATGGACGCCGCAGGCAATAAAATCTGGGACATTGACTTTGGTGCTACCAATGAAGAACGATTGCATGATGTGCCGCAAACAAGCGATGGCGGGTTTATTATCGGCGGCCATTCTTATTCAGGAAAGAACGGAGATAAATCGCAAGCCAATAATGGCATTGACGATTACTGGATTGTGAAAGTTTCGGCAGAAGCAAATAATCAGACATTTTATGCAGATGATGATGGCGATGGGTTTGGTGATGCTGCGTCAGACACACTGGCACTGACGGCGCCGCAGGGATATGTGAGTAACAACACCGACTGCAACGATGCCAATGCTGCTATCCGCCCTGATGCCGCAGAAATTTGCAATGCAGGTATTGATGACAACTGCAACGGATTCGCTGATGATGCGGACCCGGCTGTTACAGGACAAACCGCCTACTATACCGACAATGACCTTGATAATTATGGAACCGGCACTGCCTTATTCGCTTGTATTCCACCGGCAGGTACGGCCCTGCAAGACAATGATTGCGATGACAATATTGCCAGCGTTCATCCGGGTGCCGCGGAAATATGTAATGCGGGTATTGATGACAACTGTAATGGATTTGCTGATGATGCGGATCCGGCTGTCACAGGACAAACCTCCTACTATACCGACAATGACCTTGATAGTTACGGAACAGGCGCCGCTTTATTCGCTTGTATTCAACCTGCAGGTACGGCCCTGCAAGACAATGATTGCGATGACAATAATACCAGCATTCATCCGGGTGCCGTGGAAATATGTGATGCCGGCATTGATGATAACTGCAATGGATTAGCAGATGATGCCGACCCGGCTGTTACAGGACAAACCTCCTACTATACCGACAATGACCTTGATAGTTACGGAACAGGCACCGCCTTATTCGCTTGTATTCAACCTGCAGGTACGGCCCTGCAAGACAATGATTGCGATGACAATAATACCAGCATTCATCCGGGTGCCGTGGAAATATGTGATGCCGGCATTGATGATAACTGCAATGGATTAGCAGATGATGCCGACCCTGAAATCATAGGACAGGGCACTTATTTTACGGATAATGATCAAGATACTTATGGAGCCGGCATTGGCATCACAGCATGTTTGCAGCCTGCTTTTACCTCCGTCTCTTCCGGTGATTGCAACGACAACAATGCAGCAGTGAACCCTGGCGTATATGATCAGTGCAATGGCATAGATGATAACTGCAATTTTGTTACGGATGAAAATCCATTGCCAGTACCTGTTGTGACACCGTCGGGAACCGTTGTTGCCTGCACCGGAGAGAATGTAGAGCTTACAACAACTTTTGATCCATCGTTGAGTTATCAATGGTATAAGGCTAATGCATTGCAGAATGGCGCAACAGGCAATACCTATTCAACCACGAAAGCCGGAAATTTTCTCGTGAAAGTGAGTACCGTTGCGGGCTGCACAGCTACTTCAGCAACCACCGTCATCAACCGTATTGATAAGCCGCTTGCAGTAGTCACTCCGCTGGGCAATCTTGATATTTGCGGAACAGGTTCCGTTGACTTGCAGGCCAATCAAGGTGCGTCACTACTTTACCAATGGAAAAAAGGCAGCACGCTGCTTGCCGGCGCCACAAACAGTTTATACACTGCTACCTCCAAGGGTAGTTATCGGGTTGTCGTGACCAATGAAGGAGGGTGTGTAAAAACATCCACCATTACTAAGGTGACCTCTTCCTGCAAAGCATCTTCATTGAATGATCCGATTGAAAATGGAAAGATGTCTGTTTATCCTAACCCTGCCAGCGGCCATGTGATGGTTGATGCGCGGTTTCAACAAATGGCGGAAGAAGAAGCAACAATTGAACTGTCGGATCTGATGGGCCGCATCGTGTACATGGAAAACAGGATAGTGTCAGAAGGCGTGCTTCAGTTTGATCTTGTATTTGATCACAACCTGTTGCCGGGCACCTATCTTGTTAAAGTGCAGTTAGCTGATCAGGTGCTGGTGAAAATGCTGTTGGTGCAATAGTGAAAAGCTTCTCCATAAATCAACCATCCTTTTAACCTAACGCTGCGGAAGTATTGCAGCAACCACGATTGCCTCCTCAGCAGGCAGATGCACAGACAGACGCGACAGAAATAAGTTTTTGTTCACAGTGCCGGATGCAATACCATAGTTTCATGTATGCAATTCATTCCTGTCTTTTTTCAGTGAACGCATCATCTCCGAGAAGCTTTGTTTGCGAACAAATGCGTTTATAGCCTGCGTAATGCGCTTTGCCTGTGTAGATGCCGACTTTGCATCTTCAATCCATTTCGAATAGTACCGGCGGTGCGACGGAGGTAAAGTATTGAAGTAAGCAAGCGCATCCGGCTCATCGGCAAGGCAGCTTAAGAGTGCGGGAGAAAGCTGTAAAGGCTTAGCATCTTCTTCCAGCCGTACCTTCAGTTTTTCACCTTTACGGATGCCGAGTTGCTTGCGCAGCGTACCATTCAGCGGGAGAATAAAGTCGCCATTACCCATTGGCAGCAATGCTTTTTGCCTGATGGTCTGTCCGTTCAGATTTCCTTTTACCCGGAAAGATTTTTTGTTGCCCGGCCTGATCTTTTCTGCAATAGAGGAAGGAATAACGATATAGGTCCAGCCGGTTTTTTCTCCCTGCCGGTCAAACTTCAAGACGGTTGTATTAAATTGAACCATGCGCCGATGAAAGCGTAAATTTTAGCAAATGCAGTGAGTCTCACAAACAAAAGTTGAAACAACCGATACGATAAATTTTTAATTTACACATTAAAAGAATTAATTTGTGATGCATCAATCTTATAAAACATGGCATTGAAAATAATAGGCACCGGCCTCGGCCGCACAGGAACACATTCACTGAAACTGGCACTGGAAGAACTGGGATTCACACAATGTTATCACATGATATCCCTTTTGGAGCATCCTGCCGATATCGTACACTGGGAAGCAGCAATGGCAGGCAAGCCCGTTGACTGGGATACCTTGTTTACAGGATATACGGCAGCCGTTGACATACCAACATTCATTTTTTATAAAGAACTCATGCAAAAATATCCGGATGCGAAGATCATTCACACCACACGCGATGCAGAAAGCTGGTACAAAAGTTTTGGTGCAACAATCATCAGGCAATCGAAGCCTTCCGTAGCAAAAATGCTCAGCATGAGTTTACGCCTGCCATTCTCATCAAAGCTGAGAGGGCAGCTTCGTGTATTTAAGTTTGCCGGTGCATTTTTGAAATCTTTAATGCCGCATGGTTTTGAGGACAAAGAAAAAACCATTGCCACATTTCATGAATGGAACCGGCAGGTGCTGGAGACGGTGCCCAAAGAAAAAATATTAGTGTTTGATGCAAAGCAGGGCTGGGAACCGCTTTGCCGCTTTTTAGAAGTTCCGGTTCCTGCATCTCCTTTTCCTCATTCCAATACCACGGATGAATTCAACAGCAGGGCTTTCTAAGTACACCGCGAATACACTCAGCCCTGCACTTCTATTTGACTTTACGGCCATTTAACTGCTATCTAATCATCTTTCACCATGCGAAGCTGCACCGTTTGATTATTCCTTGTATAACGGACCAGGTAAATGCCGGATAACAAATTTGTTGTGCTGATTTTCGTCATGCCTTCATTGGTTGTACCGCGAAATATTTCCTGGCCGACAATATCATAGATCGTCACAATGCCACCAGCCTTCGTAGCTTGCACCATCAGTTCATGCATGAAAGGATTTGGATATGCAATAATGGCCTGCTCTCCTGAAATTACCTCTACAACCTCCACGGCAGAGTAAGAATACCGGCCATCAAAATCCGTTTGTTTCAGCCGGTAATAATTGAGACCGTCAAGAGGATGATCGTCGGTAAAGGCATAACTAAGTGTTACGCCCGAGACACCGGCACCATTCACCTCGCCAATGCTTTTGAAGACAAAGGCATCCCTGCTTCTTTCTATCGTAAAGAAATCGTTGTTTAACTCTGAAGCCGTACTCCATTGCAACAGCACCTTTTCCGATTGCAGGGATGCTTTAAAGGAATAAAGTTCAATCGGCAAAGTGAGACAGGTATTTCTCAGAATGGAAACCGTACTGCCGCTGTTGGTGACGGCAATGTCAGGGCGCCCATCGCCATCAAAATCATCTATACCCACATCATAGGAAACACCTGACGAAATATCCACTCTTGTGGCAAATGAAATAGCGCCGGTGGTGCTGGTATTTTTAAATACGCTGGTTTTGTTAAGGGTATAATTTCCAACGGCGATATCAGGTTTGCCATCGCCGTCCAGATCACCGAAGGCAACACCGTAGTGTGTCATCGTGCCTGCCATGGTTGCAAAATCCTGTTTGGTGGCGAAAGAGATGGTGCCAGCTACGCTCGTGTTTCTGTAAACGGCCAGTGTGGCAACATCGCGATTCACAACTGCTATATCCGCTTTGTTATCACCATCGAGGTCACCGATATGCACGAAATAGGGAACCGTTCCCGGCGCAAAATCCTGCCTGGTGGCAAAAGAGATCATTCCGGGAGCACTGGTATTTCTGAATACTGACATGGTATTGCTGGTGAAGGCGGTTATCACCACATCCGGTTTACCATCGCCATCAAGGTCGCCTACATCAATTTTATGAGGTTGTGACGTAGTACCAAAACTTACGCCTGTTGCAAAAGAAATATTTCCGGAGCCGGAACTTGTATTTCTTAAAACCCAGAGACAATTGCCCGACCAGTGTACGGACAACAGGTCGGGTTTACCGTCACCATCAATATCAATCACTTTGTTTCCGTTTCCCTGACCGGATGATGCTGTGAAATCCATGCGTGTAGCAAAAGAGATAGTACCGGGAGTAGATGTATTTCTATATACAGAAACAAAAGTGCCACCGCCATTGCCGCCAAGGGCAACATCGGGTTTGCCGTCGCCGTCGAAGTCACCGATAGAAACTTCATTGGGTTGTCCGCCTGATGCCCACGGGAAGGTGACCTTTGCGGCAAAAGAGATAACACCTGACGTGCTCGTGTTTCTTGTTACGGTAAGGTAGTTGTTGAAATAATCCGGAATGATCAGGTCCGGCTTGCCATCGAGATCCATATCACAGATTTCAACATTATGAGAGCCGCCCTGTACACTGACAGCTGCTGCAAAGGTGGAAGCCGTGCTGCACAAAGTTGTTACATTAAAGGGTTTGGCGGAGTATGCGGTTAAGTTGGTACTGAGATTGGTAACAGTGATATACTGATAGTTGACACCATACGGCACCGTTACTGTCAGTGATGTTGCCGTTGCCGCTGATACGGTTGCCATAGCAGCACCAAAGAAAACAATGTTGGCAGTGGTAGTGGTGCTGAACCCTGTGCCCGCGATAGTAACAACCGTTCCTACCGGGCCCGACGTGGGAGTGAAGGAACTTATTGTTTGTGCTTCCGACTTTATAAAACACATAATGACAACCAACAGCAAGGCACAACCCTTCCTGAATATCGTATTGCTCATCACGTTGATATATTCCATTAGAAGCGAAGCGAATTTAAAATGTTGAGCTGCCGGAAATGATGATAAAAATCATGACGTCAAATGATCTTCGC
Proteins encoded:
- the thrS gene encoding threonine--tRNA ligase, which produces MINISFPDGTIRQFEKGTNALEIAKSISEGLARKVLAAKVNGKVVDAFRPIETDATLMLLTWDDREGKETFWHSSAHLMAEALEAMYPGIKFGYGPPVDNGFYYDVDLGGRDIGADDLKKIEIKMAELAGLNNSYLRTEVAKADALKFFTEKGDEYKVETIQELNDGEITFYQQGNFIDLCRGPHIPNTGFIKAAKLMNIAGAYWKGDEKNKQLTRIYGITFPKQKELDEYLQQLEEAKKRDHRKIGKELEIFVFDDDVGPGLALWLPNGGAIIEQLESLAKKTEEEAGYYRVKSPHIAKESMYLTSGHLPYYADSMFPPMELDGGKYYLKAMNCPHHHKIFAASPKSYKDLPLRLAEYGTCYRYEQSGELFGLMRVRALNMNDAHIYCTEEQFEEEFRAVNEMYLKYFRIFGIEKYVMRFSTHDPAKRGKKYLDLPELWKKTEDMVRRVLIDSNIPYIEVPDEAAFYGPKIDVQIWSVIGREFTLATNQVDFGQPLRFGLTFKNKNNQDETPLVIHRAPLGTHERFIGFLIEHYAGNFPVWLAPRQVAILPISDRHLEYAKRLESIFRKQHIRLETDARSEKIGKKIRDAEMKKIPYMLVIGDKEEQEGKVSVRRHGEGDKGQMSIDSFIELVLKESAIG
- a CDS encoding Arc family DNA binding domain-containing protein encodes the protein MPADKKAFVLRINPDTLKELEKWAADEFRSVNGQIEYLLQKSLTDSGRSKNKSAQKK
- a CDS encoding T9SS type A sorting domain-containing protein, coding for MSNFFTTGILRLTLQRILPMNNRFKILALFCSVLLMDEGALLAQNVPVKEWDRSFGGSKTDEMYVIIQTNDGGYLLGGDSDSPVSGQKSQGSQGYSDYWIVKTDALGNKQWDKRFGGNSKEELFTVLQTPDNGYLLGGWSMSNINGDQTQASRGGSDYWIIRIDENGNKLWDKRYGGPGDDELRSMTATADGGYIFAGESTSGIGGEKSQSNHGEFDVWVVKTDVNGNLQWDDSYGGLLDDRLNAIQQTADGGYIIGAWTISPVGFDVTQPGRGSSDMWLIKTDGNGVKQWDGRYGGNDNEYLYALDQTNDGGFILAGYTRSNVNGEVSVPGKGGFDFWIVKTDGNGIKLWDKRYGGQLDEKGKSIFQTSDGGFIMGGWSESLISGDKSQDTRGATDYWLVRMDAAGNKIWDIDFGATNEERLHDVPQTSDGGFIIGGHSYSGKNGDKSQANNGIDDYWIVKVSAEANNQTFYADDDGDGFGDAASDTLALTAPQGYVSNNTDCNDANAAIRPDAAEICNAGIDDNCNGFADDADPAVTGQTAYYTDNDLDNYGTGTALFACIPPAGTALQDNDCDDNIASVHPGAAEICNAGIDDNCNGFADDADPAVTGQTSYYTDNDLDSYGTGAALFACIQPAGTALQDNDCDDNNTSIHPGAVEICDAGIDDNCNGLADDADPAVTGQTSYYTDNDLDSYGTGTALFACIQPAGTALQDNDCDDNNTSIHPGAVEICDAGIDDNCNGLADDADPEIIGQGTYFTDNDQDTYGAGIGITACLQPAFTSVSSGDCNDNNAAVNPGVYDQCNGIDDNCNFVTDENPLPVPVVTPSGTVVACTGENVELTTTFDPSLSYQWYKANALQNGATGNTYSTTKAGNFLVKVSTVAGCTATSATTVINRIDKPLAVVTPLGNLDICGTGSVDLQANQGASLLYQWKKGSTLLAGATNSLYTATSKGSYRVVVTNEGGCVKTSTITKVTSSCKASSLNDPIENGKMSVYPNPASGHVMVDARFQQMAEEEATIELSDLMGRIVYMENRIVSEGVLQFDLVFDHNLLPGTYLVKVQLADQVLVKMLLVQ
- the aat gene encoding leucyl/phenylalanyl-tRNA--protein transferase — translated: MRLLTKELWFPDPELADTDGLLAIGGDLSTERLMLAYRSGIFPWFIQEGMIFWFCPPERMVLFPDELHISRSMQQLMRSGRFRTTANQAFNRVIRLCAQVHAQQHAGTWINDDFIRAYQKLFEAGHATSVECWHQQQLAGGLYGITIGRIFCGESMFALQPNASKTALIALCRSGKYSMIDCQVETAHLSSMGARKISRAEYLKLLQQSGH
- a CDS encoding tetratricopeptide repeat protein, translated to MLFIFLLMAVSCQHTNDAVQKATIDSLAGKDSTDPQIRALTTKINAEPKNAELHFLRSNVFLQLGNINAAYRDMSAAISLDSANAKYFFAIADIYLKGGSADGAIDAFRHVIRSDPDNLDALIKLSKVYFYKKDYKASMEQLLRVQELGKDNFETWFIRGLNFKEMGDTARAINSFQRSVQVKPDFYDGFMQLGLLTGKKKSSAAPQYFDNAIRIDSTTAEAYYAKGMFYQEHGENEKAKSTYQSLIRVNPQYESAYFNLGYIYILQDSIDKAYRMFDFAVKVKPAYAEAYYYRGLCSREKGNTEQAMADFRQSLTLRPGYEPAQKELNSLTQSSK
- a CDS encoding SPFH domain-containing protein, whose product is MIQEKNFTASSGFLMIGVAAGCLAVLVFLLINEMPLAAIPFILAFVLIVKGIFIVNPNDAKALTLFGKYAGTTKQNGLLWANPFFARQHVSLRARNLNGQPLKVNDKIGNPIEIAAVIVWNVVDTAKALYEVNNYEQFVAIQSEAAVRHLAGTCPYDFAEDENATVTLRGGGDKVNEMLVNELNERLSQAGIIVSEARISHLAYAPEIAGAMLQRQQASAVVSARKLIVEGAVGMVEMALARLSEKEIVQLDEERKAAMVSNLLVVLCGDKNVSPVLNTGTLYA